A genomic stretch from Sphingomonas faeni includes:
- the miaA gene encoding tRNA (adenosine(37)-N6)-dimethylallyltransferase MiaA: MNIPISQSTGALPKVALIAGPTASGKSALALAIAAAHDGVIINADSAQVYADLRILTARPSPEEEASAPHRLFGHVDAADATYSAARWAAEATQAIRDTLADGRLPILVGGTGLYVRTLLDGIAPVPAIDPALREQVRALPVAEAHAALAHLDPQAAAKLNPADTTRVARALEVVRGTGRTLADWQTEKVGGIGDTIDVRALILIPDRDWLNARIDQRFAEMADTSRDEITALLARTDIPWDAPIRRAIGVPEIAALVRGETSKPDAIAAGSLATRRYAKRQYTWVRHQPPAAWTRTEALDLPTRLQQFETILLK, from the coding sequence GTGAACATACCCATCTCCCAATCAACGGGCGCTCTCCCGAAGGTCGCGCTCATCGCAGGGCCGACCGCGAGCGGCAAGTCCGCGCTCGCGCTGGCCATCGCCGCCGCCCACGACGGCGTCATCATCAACGCCGACTCCGCGCAAGTCTACGCCGACCTCCGCATCCTCACCGCGCGGCCTTCGCCCGAAGAGGAGGCCAGCGCCCCGCACCGGCTGTTCGGTCATGTCGATGCCGCCGACGCGACCTACTCCGCTGCGCGTTGGGCCGCCGAGGCGACGCAGGCGATCCGTGACACACTCGCTGACGGCAGGCTTCCGATCCTGGTTGGTGGCACCGGGCTTTATGTCCGCACCTTGCTCGATGGCATCGCCCCCGTCCCCGCCATCGACCCGGCCCTCCGCGAGCAAGTCCGCGCCCTCCCCGTCGCTGAGGCCCACGCGGCGCTCGCGCACCTCGACCCGCAGGCCGCCGCCAAGCTGAACCCAGCCGACACTACCCGCGTCGCCCGCGCGCTCGAAGTCGTCCGCGGCACCGGCCGCACGCTCGCCGACTGGCAGACCGAGAAGGTCGGCGGGATCGGCGACACGATCGACGTCCGTGCGCTGATCCTGATCCCCGACCGCGACTGGCTCAACGCGCGCATCGACCAGCGCTTCGCCGAGATGGCCGACACCAGCCGCGACGAGATCACCGCGCTGCTCGCCCGCACCGACATCCCTTGGGACGCCCCGATCCGCCGCGCGATCGGTGTGCCCGAGATCGCCGCGCTCGTTCGCGGCGAGACCTCGAAACCCGACGCCATCGCCGCTGGATCGCTCGCCACGCGGCGCTACGCCAAGCGCCAATACACGTGGGTCCGACACCAGCCGCCCGCCGCGTGGACCCGCACCGAAGCCCTCGATCTCCCAACGCGCCTGCAGCAATTTGAAACTATATTGCTCAAATGA
- the serB gene encoding phosphoserine phosphatase SerB produces the protein MFTATLIASGTLTAGDISTAVDRLRDAGCAPGASGWIDEGDAADLIFGMAPDAARVALEGAFAGADVVVQSSLTRTKKLLVADMDSTMITVECIDELADYAGIKPQIAEITERAMRGELDFEAALDARVALLKGLAESDIERCLTERVTIMPGAKALARTMRARGALAVLVSGGFTRFAEPVAKEIGFDRAIANVLEIDGGMLTGTVTKPIVGSHTKLTTLRAAIAERGITVEESLAVGDGANDLAMIEAAGLGVAYHAKPVVAAAAAARVDHGDLTTLLYAQGIARRDWMLD, from the coding sequence ATGTTCACTGCAACGCTTATAGCCTCGGGCACGCTGACCGCAGGCGATATTTCGACCGCGGTGGACCGCCTGCGCGACGCAGGCTGCGCGCCGGGCGCGAGCGGCTGGATCGACGAGGGCGACGCCGCCGACCTGATCTTCGGGATGGCGCCGGATGCGGCGCGCGTCGCGCTGGAGGGCGCTTTCGCCGGGGCGGACGTGGTCGTGCAGTCCAGCCTGACGCGCACCAAGAAGCTGCTGGTCGCCGACATGGATTCCACCATGATCACCGTCGAATGCATCGACGAACTCGCCGATTACGCCGGCATCAAGCCGCAGATCGCCGAAATCACCGAACGCGCCATGCGCGGCGAACTCGATTTCGAAGCAGCGCTCGATGCCCGTGTGGCGCTGCTGAAAGGACTGGCCGAAAGCGACATCGAACGCTGCCTAACCGAACGCGTCACGATCATGCCAGGCGCCAAGGCTTTGGCGCGGACGATGCGCGCGCGTGGGGCACTGGCGGTGCTGGTATCAGGCGGCTTCACCCGCTTTGCAGAGCCTGTCGCCAAGGAGATCGGTTTCGACCGCGCGATCGCCAACGTGCTGGAGATCGACGGCGGCATGTTGACGGGGACGGTTACGAAGCCGATCGTCGGATCGCACACCAAGCTGACGACGCTGCGAGCCGCAATCGCCGAACGAGGGATCACAGTCGAGGAATCTCTCGCGGTCGGCGATGGCGCGAACGACCTAGCGATGATCGAGGCGGCAGGACTTGGGGTGGCTTACCACGCCAAGCCGGTCGTCGCGGCGGCAGCGGCCGCGCGGGTCGATCACGGCGACCTGACAACGCTCCTCTACGCGCAGGGTATAGCGCGCCGTGACTGGATGCTGGACTAA
- the ilvN gene encoding acetolactate synthase small subunit — translation MHISQEKAERHTLAVIVDNEPGILARIAGLFTARGYNIESLTVSEITADKSVSRITIVTSASAATMEQIIAQLDRLVPVHKVTDLTAMGAHVERELALVKVRGTGDHRIEALRLADVYRARVVDATTSSFVFEVTGGIDKIDKFVELMGEVGLIEVARTGIVAIARGKEPA, via the coding sequence ATGCACATTTCCCAGGAAAAGGCCGAGCGGCACACGCTCGCCGTCATCGTCGACAACGAACCGGGCATCCTTGCCCGGATCGCTGGCCTGTTCACCGCGCGCGGCTATAATATCGAGAGCCTGACGGTCAGCGAGATCACCGCCGACAAGTCGGTCAGCCGGATCACGATCGTCACGTCGGCGAGCGCGGCGACGATGGAGCAGATCATCGCGCAGCTCGATCGGTTGGTGCCGGTGCACAAGGTCACCGATCTCACCGCAATGGGCGCGCACGTCGAACGCGAGCTCGCGCTGGTGAAGGTTCGCGGCACCGGCGATCACCGGATCGAAGCGCTGCGCCTCGCCGACGTCTATCGCGCGCGCGTAGTCGATGCGACGACGTCGAGCTTCGTGTTCGAGGTCACTGGCGGGATCGACAAGATCGACAAGTTCGTCGAACTCATGGGCGAAGTCGGTCTGATCGAAGTCGCCCGCACCGGCATCGTCGCGATCGCCCGCGGCAAAGAGCCGGCTTAA
- the ilvC gene encoding ketol-acid reductoisomerase: MRVYYDRDADLNLITDKKIAIVGYGSQGHAHAQNLRDSGVKDVAIALREGSATAKKAIDAGFAVKSNKEAAAWADIVMILAPDEHQAAIYAADLHDNLKQGATIAFAHGLNVHFGLIEPRADLDVIMIAPKGPGHTVRSEYVRGGGVPCLIAIDQDKSGNAHDIALAYASGVGGGRSGIIETNFREECETDLFGEQAVLCGGITHLIQAGFETLVEAGYAPEMAYFECLHETKLIVDLLYEGGIANMRYSISNTAEYGDITTGPRIITSETKAEMKRVLADIQSGRFVKNFILDNRAGQPELKAARKQALAHPIEKIGSELRGMMPWIGKNALVDRERN; encoded by the coding sequence ATGCGTGTCTATTACGATCGCGACGCCGACCTGAACCTCATCACCGACAAGAAGATCGCGATCGTCGGTTACGGCTCGCAGGGCCATGCCCACGCGCAGAACCTCCGCGATTCGGGCGTCAAGGACGTCGCGATCGCGCTGCGCGAAGGCTCGGCCACCGCCAAGAAGGCGATCGACGCGGGCTTCGCGGTCAAGTCGAACAAGGAGGCCGCCGCCTGGGCCGACATCGTCATGATCCTCGCCCCCGACGAGCATCAGGCGGCGATCTACGCTGCGGACCTGCACGACAACCTCAAGCAGGGCGCGACGATCGCGTTCGCGCACGGCCTGAACGTGCATTTCGGCCTGATCGAGCCGCGCGCCGATCTCGACGTCATCATGATCGCGCCCAAGGGCCCCGGCCACACCGTGCGCAGCGAATATGTCCGCGGCGGCGGCGTCCCCTGCCTGATCGCGATCGACCAGGACAAGTCGGGCAACGCACATGACATCGCTCTCGCCTATGCCAGCGGCGTCGGCGGCGGGCGCTCGGGGATCATCGAGACCAACTTCCGCGAGGAATGCGAGACCGATCTGTTCGGCGAACAGGCCGTGCTCTGCGGCGGCATCACTCACCTGATCCAAGCCGGGTTCGAGACGCTGGTTGAGGCCGGCTACGCGCCCGAGATGGCGTATTTCGAGTGCCTGCACGAGACCAAGCTGATCGTCGACCTGCTGTATGAGGGCGGGATCGCCAACATGCGCTACTCGATCTCGAACACCGCGGAATATGGCGACATCACGACGGGTCCGCGGATCATCACGTCCGAGACCAAGGCCGAGATGAAGCGCGTGCTGGCCGACATCCAGTCGGGTCGGTTCGTGAAGAACTTCATCCTCGACAACCGTGCGGGGCAGCCTGAGCTGAAGGCGGCGCGGAAGCAGGCGCTGGCGCATCCGATCGAGAAAATCGGGTCGGAACTGCGTGGGATGATGCCTTGGATCGGGAAGAATGCGCTGGTGGATCGCGAGCGCAACTGA
- a CDS encoding dihydroneopterin aldolase — MAEFTTILDGLEVMMRLGIHPHEVAPQRVVVSAEMTVVYPAPLGEDAIDEVLDYDFVRAGILAMVADRPFALQETLCEAIATLCLADERVRRVRVRTVKADVYPDARVGCEIVRTR; from the coding sequence ATGGCTGAATTCACGACGATCCTCGACGGGCTCGAGGTCATGATGCGGCTCGGCATCCACCCGCATGAGGTGGCGCCGCAACGCGTAGTCGTCTCGGCCGAGATGACGGTCGTGTATCCCGCCCCGCTCGGTGAGGATGCCATCGACGAAGTGCTCGATTACGACTTCGTCCGCGCGGGCATATTGGCCATGGTCGCGGACCGCCCGTTCGCCTTGCAGGAAACCCTCTGCGAGGCGATCGCGACGCTGTGCCTCGCGGACGAACGGGTGCGTCGAGTGAGGGTCCGCACCGTGAAGGCCGACGTCTACCCCGACGCCCGCGTAGGCTGCGAGATCGTTCGCACCCGCTAA
- a CDS encoding SPOR domain-containing protein translates to MTVGRKLLVGAVALSGMLAAVPASADVQAGDVKAGDVKAGVDAWAKGDYPRAITEWRPLAVAGDADAQFNLAQAYKLGRGVPLDPALAESWFRKAALQGHVQAADNYGLALFQAGKKTDALPWLQKSVAHGEPRAQLVLGTMLFNGDAVSRDFPRAYALMTRASASGLQPASEALAQMDQYISPADRERGTALAQQYAVQSTPQGPGEGPAQGTARATIGQTPVAPSRIVDTPRPSKLPPSSLPARVPGPTRETAPAMQAQSKPAPVRSTGNWRVQLGAFRDQGNAETQWSKVRGKLRGAQPFYAKANGVTRLQAGGFASKADATRACSAAGVPCVIVAP, encoded by the coding sequence ATGACGGTTGGGCGTAAGCTTTTGGTGGGTGCGGTCGCGTTGAGCGGGATGCTGGCCGCCGTCCCTGCGTCTGCCGATGTGCAGGCTGGCGATGTGAAGGCTGGCGATGTGAAGGCTGGCGTCGACGCCTGGGCGAAGGGCGACTATCCGCGGGCGATCACCGAGTGGCGCCCGCTGGCGGTGGCGGGCGATGCCGATGCGCAGTTCAACCTGGCGCAAGCGTACAAGCTCGGTCGCGGCGTCCCGCTTGATCCCGCGCTGGCCGAGAGCTGGTTCCGCAAGGCCGCGCTGCAAGGCCATGTGCAGGCCGCCGACAATTACGGCCTTGCCCTGTTCCAGGCGGGCAAGAAGACGGATGCGCTGCCCTGGTTGCAGAAGTCGGTCGCGCATGGGGAGCCGCGGGCGCAACTCGTTCTGGGGACGATGCTGTTCAATGGCGATGCCGTGTCGCGCGATTTTCCGCGGGCCTATGCGCTGATGACGCGGGCCTCGGCGTCGGGGCTGCAACCCGCCTCTGAGGCGCTGGCGCAGATGGACCAGTATATATCGCCGGCCGACCGCGAGAGGGGCACTGCGCTGGCCCAGCAATATGCGGTGCAGTCGACGCCCCAGGGACCGGGCGAGGGACCGGCCCAGGGGACGGCTCGTGCGACGATCGGGCAGACGCCGGTGGCGCCCTCACGGATCGTCGACACGCCTCGCCCGTCCAAACTGCCGCCAAGTTCGCTTCCTGCTCGCGTTCCCGGGCCTACGCGGGAGACGGCCCCGGCTATGCAAGCGCAGTCCAAGCCTGCGCCTGTGCGTTCGACGGGCAATTGGCGGGTACAGCTCGGCGCGTTCCGGGATCAGGGCAATGCGGAGACGCAGTGGAGCAAGGTTCGCGGCAAGCTGCGCGGTGCCCAGCCCTTCTACGCGAAGGCTAACGGCGTCACGCGGCTCCAGGCCGGCGGCTTCGCGTCGAAGGCGGACGCGACGCGGGCTTGTTCGGCGGCGGGCGTGCCGTGCGTGATCGTTGCGCCCTGA
- a CDS encoding dihydroorotase — MILALTNATLVCPVGGVSKGNMLVRDGAIVATGIVDIPSDAEIIDCAGKTIAPGIVDLGVAKVDRAAFRAGGIVRIGLMPDQSPVLDDPGIVQRAALIGKPDLWIHPIAAATRGLKGHDLAEMAICLSAGAKAVGTGKHWIADSGVMRRVLAYAHDLDVTVIAHAEDGGLTAGAVATEGETATRLGLPAAPAVAEALAIARDLMLAEDTGARIHIRQVTTAAGFDLIRAAKRRGVAVTCGITPAHLHLSEIAVSDFRSFALLSPPLRAEHDRRAALDAVADGTIDVLCSGHEPRGPEEKRLPFTDSSSGMAGAETLLPLALMLVRDELLTLERLFALLASNPARVLGLDTGTLEAGKPADLMLFDQQAPWQIVGDAFEAEAGNTPFDGLPVQGRVLRLWKGGREVR; from the coding sequence ATGATCCTCGCACTCACCAACGCAACGCTCGTCTGCCCCGTCGGCGGCGTGTCGAAGGGCAATATGCTCGTTCGCGATGGCGCGATCGTCGCGACCGGTATCGTCGACATCCCGTCGGACGCCGAGATCATCGACTGCGCGGGCAAGACCATCGCACCGGGGATCGTCGATCTCGGCGTGGCGAAGGTCGATCGTGCGGCTTTCCGCGCAGGCGGGATCGTGCGGATCGGCCTCATGCCCGACCAGTCGCCGGTGCTGGACGACCCCGGCATCGTCCAGCGCGCCGCGTTGATCGGCAAGCCCGACCTCTGGATCCACCCGATCGCCGCCGCCACCCGCGGCCTCAAAGGCCATGACCTTGCCGAAATGGCGATCTGTCTCTCCGCAGGCGCCAAGGCGGTCGGCACGGGCAAGCACTGGATCGCCGACAGCGGGGTGATGCGTCGCGTGCTGGCCTATGCACACGACCTGGACGTGACGGTGATCGCGCATGCCGAGGATGGCGGACTGACGGCCGGGGCGGTCGCGACCGAGGGCGAAACCGCGACCCGGCTCGGCTTGCCCGCCGCGCCGGCGGTTGCCGAGGCGCTGGCGATTGCGCGCGACCTGATGCTCGCCGAGGATACCGGTGCGCGTATACACATCCGCCAGGTGACCACAGCGGCCGGGTTCGACCTGATCCGTGCGGCGAAACGTCGTGGCGTCGCGGTCACGTGCGGCATCACGCCGGCGCACCTGCATCTGTCGGAGATCGCGGTCAGCGACTTCCGGTCGTTCGCGCTGCTATCGCCGCCGCTGCGCGCCGAGCATGATCGACGCGCGGCGCTGGACGCCGTTGCCGACGGGACGATCGACGTGCTGTGTTCGGGACACGAGCCGCGCGGCCCGGAGGAGAAGCGGCTGCCGTTCACCGATTCGAGCAGCGGGATGGCCGGTGCGGAGACGTTGCTGCCGCTCGCACTGATGCTTGTGCGCGACGAACTGCTGACATTGGAACGCCTGTTCGCGTTGCTGGCCAGTAACCCGGCGCGGGTACTCGGCCTCGATACGGGGACGCTAGAGGCAGGGAAGCCGGCCGACCTGATGCTGTTCGACCAGCAGGCTCCGTGGCAGATCGTCGGGGATGCGTTCGAGGCGGAAGCGGGGAATACGCCGTTCGATGGCCTGCCGGTGCAGGGGCGCGTGTTGCGCTTGTGGAAGGGTGGGCGCGAGGTTCGGTGA
- the leuA gene encoding 2-isopropylmalate synthase — MLRDPSTKYRPFPQVDLPDRQWPSKTIVKPPRWLSTDLRDGNQALIDPMDAEKKTRFFDLLCKVGLKEIEVGFPSAGATEFDFISGLVKTGRIPDDVSIQVLTQSRRDLIETSFASLVGAKTAIVHLYNAVSPAWRKIVFGMDRAQVKQIAIDGAKVLRDEAAKQPNVRWQFEYSPETFSTAELDFSLEVCEAVMDVLMPTPDNPIIFNLPATVECATPNIYADQIEWFGRNIRNRDAVAISLHTHNDRGTGVAAAELGMMAGADRVEGCLLGNGERTGNCDLVTVALNMYTQGVDPKLDLSDIDGVVNTVNYCTNIPVHPRTPYAGDLVFTAFSGSHQDAIKKGFAAQEAKNDTLWEVPYLPIDPADLGRSYEAVIRVNSQSGKGGVAWVIEQDKGLKLPKRLQADFSRHVQAYADETSRELNAADIWGLFERTYMPQADDRVELRDYEESGASGQRVFIGRVAIDGEERSISGRGNGLISGVIAAIAESTGPILDVVDYNEHAIGHGADAQAAAYVECRTAEGKTVFGVGMDTDIATASVRAVLSAANRA, encoded by the coding sequence ATGCTGCGCGACCCATCGACCAAATACCGACCTTTCCCGCAAGTCGACCTGCCCGACCGCCAATGGCCGTCAAAGACCATCGTCAAGCCGCCCCGCTGGCTCTCGACGGATCTGCGCGACGGCAATCAGGCGCTGATCGACCCGATGGATGCGGAAAAGAAGACGCGCTTCTTCGACCTGCTCTGCAAGGTCGGCCTGAAGGAGATCGAGGTCGGCTTCCCGAGCGCCGGGGCGACCGAGTTCGACTTCATCTCCGGCCTGGTGAAGACCGGACGGATCCCCGACGACGTGTCGATCCAGGTGCTCACCCAGTCGCGGCGCGACCTGATCGAGACGAGCTTCGCCAGCCTCGTCGGCGCGAAGACCGCGATCGTGCATCTGTATAACGCGGTGTCGCCAGCCTGGCGCAAGATCGTGTTCGGGATGGACCGCGCGCAGGTCAAGCAGATCGCGATCGATGGCGCGAAAGTGCTGCGGGACGAAGCCGCCAAGCAGCCGAACGTCCGTTGGCAGTTCGAATACAGCCCCGAAACCTTCTCGACCGCGGAACTCGATTTCTCGCTAGAGGTCTGCGAGGCGGTGATGGACGTCCTGATGCCGACGCCCGACAACCCGATCATCTTCAACCTGCCCGCGACTGTCGAGTGCGCGACGCCGAACATCTATGCGGACCAGATCGAGTGGTTCGGGCGCAACATCCGCAACCGCGACGCGGTGGCGATCAGCCTGCACACGCATAACGATCGCGGCACCGGCGTCGCCGCCGCCGAGCTCGGCATGATGGCGGGTGCTGACCGGGTCGAGGGCTGCCTGCTCGGCAACGGCGAACGCACCGGCAATTGCGATCTCGTGACCGTCGCGCTCAACATGTACACGCAAGGGGTGGATCCGAAGCTCGACCTGTCGGACATCGACGGGGTCGTGAACACGGTCAATTACTGCACCAACATCCCCGTCCACCCGCGCACGCCCTATGCCGGCGATCTGGTCTTCACCGCGTTTTCCGGGTCGCACCAGGATGCGATCAAGAAGGGGTTCGCGGCGCAAGAGGCGAAGAACGACACGCTGTGGGAAGTGCCGTATCTGCCGATCGACCCCGCCGATCTCGGCCGCAGCTACGAGGCGGTGATCCGCGTCAATTCGCAGTCGGGCAAGGGCGGCGTCGCCTGGGTGATCGAGCAGGATAAGGGGCTAAAGCTGCCCAAGCGGTTGCAGGCGGACTTCAGCCGGCACGTCCAGGCCTATGCGGACGAGACCAGCCGCGAACTAAATGCCGCGGATATCTGGGGCCTGTTCGAGCGGACCTACATGCCGCAGGCGGACGACCGGGTGGAGTTGCGCGATTACGAGGAAAGCGGTGCCTCGGGGCAGCGGGTCTTCATCGGTCGGGTTGCGATCGATGGTGAGGAGCGGTCGATTTCGGGGCGTGGCAACGGCCTGATCTCGGGCGTGATTGCGGCGATCGCGGAGTCGACCGGGCCTATTTTGGACGTGGTTGATTACAACGAGCATGCGATCGGCCACGGTGCAGATGCGCAGGCGGCGGCGTATGTCGAATGCCGGACTGCCGAGGGTAAGACGGTGTTCGGGGTCGGGATGGACACCGACATCGCGACCGCCTCGGTCCGTGCGGTGTTGTCGGCCGCGAACCGCGCGTAA
- a CDS encoding acetolactate synthase 3 large subunit, whose protein sequence is MTEKSGADILIEALCDLGVEVVFGYPGGAVLPIYDALFRSGRIKHILVRHEQAATHAAEGYARSTGKPGVVLVTSGPGATNAVTGITDALMDSIPMVVITGQVPTALIGTDAFQEADTVGITRHCSKHNYLVKDPARLGDVIHEAFHIATSGRPGPVVVDIPKDVQVATARYKKPGPIQHKTYRPQVKADQSQIEQLVDMLAAAERPILYTGGGIINSGPAASQLLCELVRITGAPVTSTLMGLGAYPASGPQWLGMLGMHGTYEANMAMNQADLVVALGSRFDDRVTGRLDAFSPNSRKVHIDIDRSSVNKTVRVDLGIIADVGHALEDMVRIWKSRQHPKPDTTDWQRRIAGWRAVKCLDFPENDPNEIMPQRAIRALFDATQAQSPIITTEVGQHQMWAAQHFGFEKPNKWLTSGGLGTMGYGLPAAIGAQLGNPNALVIDIAGEASIQMNIQELATASQYRLPVKIFILNNQYMGMVRQWQELTYESRYAESYSDSLPDFVKLGEAYGWKGILIETRDQLDSGIAEMLAHDGPVIVDCRVSQLTNCFPMIPSGAAHTDMILQANEVSGTMDDEAKALV, encoded by the coding sequence ATGACCGAGAAGAGTGGAGCCGATATCCTGATCGAGGCGCTGTGCGATCTCGGCGTGGAGGTCGTCTTCGGCTATCCGGGTGGTGCCGTGCTGCCGATCTATGACGCGCTGTTCCGCAGCGGCCGGATCAAGCACATTCTGGTGCGCCACGAACAGGCTGCGACGCATGCCGCGGAAGGGTACGCGCGCTCGACCGGCAAGCCCGGCGTGGTGCTCGTGACGTCGGGCCCCGGCGCGACCAACGCGGTCACCGGGATCACCGACGCGCTGATGGATTCAATTCCGATGGTCGTGATCACCGGCCAGGTGCCGACCGCGCTGATCGGCACCGACGCGTTCCAGGAGGCCGATACCGTCGGCATCACACGCCATTGCTCGAAGCATAATTACCTCGTGAAGGATCCCGCTCGCTTGGGCGACGTGATCCACGAGGCGTTCCACATCGCCACCTCGGGTCGTCCCGGCCCGGTGGTCGTCGACATTCCCAAGGACGTGCAGGTCGCCACGGCGCGGTACAAGAAGCCCGGCCCGATCCAGCACAAGACCTATCGCCCGCAGGTCAAGGCCGACCAGTCGCAGATCGAGCAGCTCGTCGACATGCTCGCCGCGGCCGAACGCCCGATCCTGTATACCGGCGGCGGCATCATCAATTCGGGCCCGGCTGCGAGCCAGTTGCTGTGCGAACTCGTTCGCATCACCGGTGCGCCGGTGACGTCGACGCTGATGGGCCTCGGCGCCTATCCCGCGTCCGGCCCGCAGTGGCTCGGCATGCTCGGGATGCACGGCACGTACGAGGCGAACATGGCGATGAACCAGGCCGACCTCGTCGTCGCGCTCGGTTCGCGCTTCGACGACCGCGTGACGGGGCGGCTCGATGCGTTCAGCCCGAACTCGCGGAAAGTGCATATCGATATCGATCGCTCGTCGGTGAACAAGACGGTGCGCGTCGATCTCGGGATCATCGCGGATGTCGGCCATGCGCTCGAGGACATGGTCCGGATCTGGAAGAGCCGCCAGCATCCCAAGCCCGACACGACCGACTGGCAGCGGCGGATCGCGGGCTGGCGCGCGGTGAAGTGCCTCGATTTCCCCGAGAACGACCCGAACGAGATCATGCCACAGCGTGCGATCCGGGCGCTGTTCGACGCGACGCAGGCCCAGTCGCCGATCATCACGACCGAGGTCGGCCAGCACCAGATGTGGGCGGCGCAACATTTCGGGTTCGAGAAGCCGAACAAGTGGCTGACCTCGGGCGGTCTCGGGACGATGGGCTACGGCCTGCCCGCCGCGATCGGCGCGCAGCTCGGCAATCCGAACGCGCTGGTGATCGACATCGCCGGCGAGGCGTCGATCCAGATGAACATCCAGGAGCTGGCGACCGCGTCGCAATACCGGTTGCCGGTGAAGATCTTCATCCTCAACAACCAGTATATGGGCATGGTCCGCCAGTGGCAGGAGCTCACCTATGAGAGCCGCTACGCCGAGAGCTATTCGGATTCGCTGCCCGATTTCGTGAAGCTGGGCGAGGCTTACGGCTGGAAGGGCATCCTGATCGAGACGCGCGACCAGCTCGACAGCGGCATCGCCGAGATGCTGGCCCATGACGGCCCGGTGATCGTCGATTGCCGCGTGTCGCAGCTGACCAACTGTTTCCCGATGATCCCGTCGGGGGCGGCGCATACCGACATGATCCTGCAGGCGAACGAAGTGTCCGGCACGATGGACGACGAAGCGAAGGCGCTGGTTTGA
- a CDS encoding SPOR domain-containing protein: MPAIMLRPAGGPVKLASASASPGSGTATAAYEVKAPATGTRYVQLGAFDSATVAKDAWNRASRRFAMLAGHSPNGMTFKANGEDVYRLSVGGFSRSSADTLCRQYRAKGGACFIRQGAGDVMAQWLRKPECRWRRWRRGKGGCSSHRFDQHHPGAGRGPIGKRCQLSAAFRHSGLANWAPASAGVVPCWL; encoded by the coding sequence TTGCCCGCGATCATGCTCCGTCCGGCGGGTGGCCCGGTCAAGCTCGCATCAGCTTCCGCGTCGCCCGGAAGCGGCACAGCGACCGCAGCGTATGAGGTAAAGGCACCGGCGACGGGCACCCGGTACGTCCAGCTCGGCGCGTTCGACAGCGCGACCGTAGCCAAGGACGCCTGGAACCGCGCCTCGCGCCGGTTCGCGATGCTCGCCGGGCATTCGCCGAACGGCATGACTTTCAAGGCGAACGGCGAAGATGTCTACCGCCTCTCGGTCGGAGGGTTCAGCCGTTCGTCGGCCGACACCCTGTGCCGCCAGTACCGTGCCAAGGGCGGCGCCTGCTTCATCCGCCAAGGCGCGGGCGACGTAATGGCGCAGTGGTTGCGCAAACCGGAATGCAGATGGCGCAGATGGCGTCGCGGTAAGGGCGGCTGTTCGTCCCACCGCTTCGACCAACACCACCCCGGCGCAGGCCGGGGCCCAATCGGGAAACGTTGCCAACTGAGCGCAGCGTTCCGTCACTCCGGCCTCGCCAACTGGGCCCCGGCCTCCGCCGGGGTAGTGCCATGTTGGTTGTGA
- a CDS encoding YceI family protein, with the protein MRLVLATVLALTAAPVLAQTAAVPGAPVKARVTAGTYAVDANHTQVTWQVNHMGFSMLEGQLGASGGSITIDPAKPNATKVEVNFAIDQLSVTSAPFAGHLKSKDFFDAATYPTAKFVSTKVVATGDKATITGDLTLKGVTKPVVLQATFVGAGANPMNKKLNFGFRATTSIKRSDFNVGAYAPVVSDKVDLTINAAFAAQ; encoded by the coding sequence ATGCGCCTAGTCCTAGCCACCGTCCTCGCCCTCACCGCGGCACCCGTTCTCGCCCAGACCGCCGCCGTCCCCGGCGCCCCCGTCAAGGCGCGCGTGACCGCTGGCACTTACGCGGTTGACGCAAACCACACGCAGGTCACGTGGCAGGTCAACCACATGGGCTTCTCGATGCTCGAAGGGCAGCTCGGCGCGTCGGGGGGCAGCATCACCATCGATCCCGCCAAGCCGAACGCGACCAAGGTCGAAGTGAACTTCGCGATCGACCAGCTTTCGGTCACCTCGGCACCGTTCGCGGGCCATCTTAAATCGAAGGACTTCTTCGACGCCGCGACCTATCCGACCGCCAAGTTCGTCTCGACCAAGGTCGTCGCGACCGGCGACAAGGCGACCATCACCGGCGACCTCACGCTCAAAGGCGTCACCAAGCCGGTCGTGCTCCAGGCGACCTTCGTCGGCGCAGGCGCGAACCCGATGAACAAGAAGCTCAACTTCGGCTTCCGCGCGACGACTTCGATCAAGCGCAGCGACTTCAACGTCGGCGCCTACGCACCGGTGGTGTCGGACAAGGTCGACCTGACGATCAACGCCGCGTTCGCCGCGCAATAA